The Candidatus Tanganyikabacteria bacterium sequence TGCATGACGCCGCTACCGGCCTTGAACTTGCCGTTGGTGAACAGGTGGTCGAGGGTGCGGTTCCATGCGCCGTTCTTGTCGGCGGTGTAGCTGTACCAGGGGCTGTTGTCCTTGACGTAGTCGGCCAGGGGAATGGCCGCGTCGTAAGTCGTGTAGAGGTCGCGGAGCCACTCGACCTCTTCGCCGTACTGGTCGGGCGGGAAATCGGGATCCTTGCAGACCTGGTCGGGGAAGTCCTTGACCTTCGTCGTGCCGGGCGGCACCGAGTTGAGGTCGCCGCCGGCCACCACGCGCCCCCTGGCCGCGAGGTCCTTCACCTTGGCCTCGAACTGCTCGATGTGCCGCTTCTTGGTGCCATCCTTGGCGTAGGCCTCGGTGTGGACGTTGACCAGGGTGATCTTGCGCTTGCCCGGGACGTCCAGGTCGGCCACCAGCATGTTGCGCTTGAGGTAGAACTGCCTGTAGAGGGCGTCGGCGTCGCCGCGCAGCGGCAACTGGTAGCGCGTGGCGTTGGTGAGCGGCCACTTCGCGAGGATGGCGTTGCCCGAGTCCATGTTGCGCAGGTTGTTGACGGGGATGAACTGCGAGCGCCAGTGCGAGGCGTACACGCCATAGCCCAGGCTGGTCTCGT is a genomic window containing:
- a CDS encoding endonuclease/exonuclease/phosphatase family protein, with translation MFRRLVPIAALLAACDPLANTFEPVSAVRSDRTYAGAGKSPAAAPTGDTLNVMTWNVKFAGGRIDFWFDCFGDRNVMTRAEVDANMNGLIAKIKQSDPDVLLLQECDVGSFRVAGVDMMRRFVDETSLGYGVYASHWRSQFIPVNNLRNMDSGNAILAKWPLTNATRYQLPLRGDADALYRQFYLKRNMLVADLDVPGKRKITLVNVHTEAYAKDGTKKRHIEQFEAKVKDLAARGRVVAGGDLNSVPPGTTKVKDFPDQVCKDPDFPPDQYGEEVEWLRDLYTTYDAAIPLADYVKDNSPWYSYTADKNGAWNRTLDHLFTNGKFKAGSGVMHQDAARGGMATLPLSDHAPLSAELDLSQ